AACCTCATCTTTTACATATTTTTGTAAACCAAATCCAACAGATACTAGGACAATTAAAAAGGCACAGCTTATCGTAGTAGCTAACACAGTCATAAACAACCGCAAACGATTTTTTTTCATGTGATTTCGTACGAATGTGAACTGGTCATTAAACTTCATGTAAAACACCTTCTTCTTGTAAAATACCATCTTTTAGTTTCCACCTACGATGACTCGCTCTTGCAACCTCTTCGTCATGAGTGATCATTAAAAAGGTAATTCCTTTGACTGTATTTAAATCATGAATAAGAGAGAGTATTTCTTGTTCTGTCTCTGTATCTAAGCTACCAGTCGGTTCATCTGCAAATATCACTTTTGGCTCAGTAATCAAAGCTCTTGCAATACTCACCCGTTGTTGTTGTCCTCCAGATAACTCGTTCGGATAATGGTCAGCGTGATTGCTTAATCCTACATCCTCTAACATGTTACTCACTAATTTCTTTCTTTCATCGCTGTCCACTCCTTTAATTGTTAAAGGTAGTTCAATATTAGCGAAAGTCGTTAAATGAGAGATTAATTGAAAGTTTTGAAAGATAAAACCGATGTTCTCTAATCTGAACTTAGCCCACTCCCTCTCGTTAAACCTTGAAACATCAGTCTCATTTATCCCAATCATCCCTGACGAAGGTGATAGGTAGCCAGATAATAAATGTAAAAGTGTGGACTTTCCCGATCCACTCTTTCCAACAATCGTAGCCATTTCCCCTTGTTGAATATAAAAAGAAACATTTTTCAAAACATTTATATCATGTTCTTTCCCTCTTTTACCTACTTTAAATGAGTGGCATAGGTTGTTTACTTCAATCATTTTTATAAACCTCCTAAGATGTATTTGGTGTACTATTAATAATAGAACAGTTAATATGTATACTCTACTTGTTTGTACTATGATATAGTTTACAAAAAAGGAACAGTGAGCTGATTACATGGCAGAGCGGCTAAATGCTTATACAGCAGCAAAGAAATTCATTAATCATTATTTTGAAAATTGTGATGGAGCTATACTAGCAGGAAGTGTGGTAAGAGACAAAGCTACTACTACATCGGATTTAGACATTGTTGTTTTCGATCAAAACATAAAAGAAGCTTTTCGTGAATCGGTCATTCAATTCGATTGGCCCATTGAATTGTTTGTTCATAATTTGCAAACATACAAACGTTTTTTTCAACAAGATGTGGAACGAGCAAGACCATCGTTGCCTAGAATGGTAGCTGAAGGGAAGGTAATTAAAAGCTCTCATTTGATATTATCTATAAAAGATGAAGCAAGCGAAATCATAAAACGTGGACCAGCACAATGGTCAGAAGATACAATAAGACTAAAGCGTTACTTCATTTCAGATTCTCTAATTGACTTCATCGGTTCAACAGATCGCCAAGAATCTTTATTTATTGCCAATAAATTATCCATTATCGTTCATGAATTTGTGTTAAGAACAAATAAACAATGGATAGGTGATTCTAAATGGATCATACGTTCACTGAAAGAATATAATATCGCCTTTGCAGAAATGTTTGTGGAAGCATTTGAAGCTTTTTATCGAAACAATGAAAAAGACAAAGTAATTGAACTTGTAGACAATGTTTTAGATCCATATGGAGGAAGATTATTTGAAGGGTTTCAAATTGGAAAAGGAACTTGACGATACCTACAAGTTCCTTCTTTATCTTATTCCTGTCTTTGTTTTGATTTGATAGGTTGTGCTTTCTTAATGTTTCTTCCCTTTAGTTCTTTGACAGGATTATCGTCTTCTCCAACTCGATATCATTGTTGTTTATACCATTTTTCGTTTTCTGCTCCGGATTGTTTTGGTCTGAACGGTTTTTCATGTTCATCTCTCCTTAACGACGTAATAAAATTAAGTCATTTTGTATATCTTGAAGGCGCAACCTCATTCGATACATTTGTTCCTTTTGCTGTGGACTACTACTATTCTCCATCTTTATAAGGTCTTGAAAGCGCTGCTCAAGAAGTTGCTGAACTTGAGAAAATTCTTCTGAATTATAGTGTTCCTGCATAGCACCTTGTTCATATTCATGCTCAGCATATTCGATTGCCTGTTCACACTTAGTAAGTAATTCGTCAATTGAGGTCCGTGTTGCCAACGTAACTTCCTCCATTCGTTCATTCTTCACTTTTTATTCTGGATTGAAAACCTCGAATTACTCATTGAAAATGTTAACATCTTTTTCATTTGTTCGATTTCTTTCTACATGCTAAAATGCATTAGGATATAAAAACAGAGATTATTGATCATTTGCTCCTAAAAACAAAGGAGGTTTTTTTATGAGCATAACAAGCAACCCGTTTCCTTATGCAAGTGATACCAAACGATATCATACGTGGAATTACCACTTACGAAATATATTCGGCCACAAAGTATTTAAAGTAGCACTAGATGGAGGATTTGACTGTCCTAATAGAGACGGAACAGTTGCACACGGTGGATGTACCTTTTGTTCGGCTGCTGGATCTGGTGACTTTGCAGGGGACCGAGCTGATAGCTTAACAAAGCAGTTTAATGATATTAAAGACAAAATGCACGATAAATGGAAAGACGGAAAATATATGGCTTATTTTCAAGCCTTCACCAACACGCATGCACCATTAGAAGTTTTAAAGGAAAAATATGAGACTGTTTTAAATTTTGATGGTGTTGTTGGACTATCCATTGCCACTCGTCCAGATTGCTTACCTGATGATGTCGTCGATTATTTAGCAGAGCTAAATAATCGAACGTATTTATGGGTAGAGCTTGGTTTACAAACGGTACATGAAAAAACAGCTAATATCATTAACCGTGCCCATGATTATCAATGTTATGTGGATGGTGTGAACAAACTTCGCAAAAAAGGAATTAGAGTTTGTTCTCACATTATTAATGGCCTTCCACTCGAAGATTATGACATGATGATGGAAACGGCTCGTGAAGTAGCAAAATTAGACGTACAAGGGATAAAAATTCATTTACTCCACTTATTAAAAGGAACACCTATGGTCAAACAATATGAAAAAGGGATGCTCGAATTTTTATCACTCGAAGATTATGTAAATCTCGTTTGTGATCAGCTTGAAATCCTTCCTCCAGAGATGATTGTTCATCGAATCACTGGAGATGGTCCTATTGATCTAATGGTTGGTCCGATGTGGAGTGTGAACAAATGGGAAGTATTAAATGCGATAGACGATGAGTTAAAAAGAAGAGATAGTTACCAAGGAAGACTATACAAAAGGTTGGAAATATAAATGAAAATGTTACGAATCTTACCTTTTGCAAAACAACTTTTACAAATTATAGTTTTAAAAGGAGACATTGTCATTGATGGTACACTCGGAAATGGCCATGACACACTTTTTCTAGCCAAACTAGTAGGCGTGACAGGACATGTTTATGGCTTTGATATTCAAGAAACAGCCCTAACGAATACAAAAGAAAGACTCGTTAGTCATAACGCATACAGCCAAGTCAGCTTATTTCATTCTAGTCATGATCAACTAAGCGATCACCTTCCTGAATCATGTAAAGAAAAAGTATCAGCTGCCATTTTCAATTTAGGCTACTTACCGGGTGGAGATAAATCCATTGTGACAAAACCCGAGTCAACGATTTCAGCTATTGAACAACTTATTCCTATGCTAAAGCCTGAAGGAATCATTGTTTTAGTCATATACCACGGTCATCCAGAAGGGAAACTCGAACGAGATGAATTGTTAAACTACGTTTCCACAATTGATCAACAAAAAGCACACGTTTTAAAATATCAATTTGTTAATCAACAGAACAATGCTCCATTTGTGATCGCTATAGAAAAACGTTAACCTTCTACCCAAAACGGTAGAAGGTTATTTCTTATCCATTATGAAAAGCCAATCTTCTGTACCGTTCGGTAAGCTCGTCCATTTAAGTAAAAAAATAAAGACGTTCCTCCACTTGACCAAATGAGTTTCCTTGCTAATTTAGAAACCTTTTTTTGTGATGTTACTTTTTCGTCAGATAAGTATACCCCTAATAAACCTCGATTAATTAATCGATGAAAACGCTCATGAGGAATTCCTTTCAATTGTTTGTCAGCCATTTTCACAAAATGTTCTAAACGGTTAAGCATTTGCCGTTCGTTTGAAAAATAACTACAAAAATTCAAGTCCCCTTCTTTTCGGTCTTCCTCTTGATCAATTAAATAGTCCAGTAAAATATGTAGCCCTTGAATATAGGGGAAGTAGCTTCCCTTAATTTGTTTTGCGATTTCACTAGTAAGTTGATCTTGAAAAGCATACGCCACTAAACAAAAAATCCCAATCGTTGAGCCTGTACATGCGGAAAATTCATACCACTCCATTTTTGGAAGACGGTCTTTATAGCTCTTAAACCAATTTTCTAAACGTGGAACCCTCTCTTCTTGAATAACATGCTTATGAACTTGCAAATCACAGTAATATTGATTTAACTCTAATAAGTGTGGCTTAATTAAATGATAGTGCTTTAATGTTGCTAATTTGTTTTGACATTCTTTAACAAGGTTTGCTAAATAGCCTCCGTCCTGTTGTTCTTCTCTACACTGATAGTAGTTTTTTGTTTCTGCTCCAACTGTCAATGCATCACTCATTGAATAATGTAGCATTCGAAAATCATTAGGATCTAATGAATGGCTCCGATCGCATAAATTATCTAAGTAGTCACTGATCGTTTGATAGGCTACAATAAATTCAATACAATCCTTTTGAAAAGGAGAGGCAATGATCGAAAAAATCGACCCTCCTTCACAATGAAACGTTTTCTCATCGATACTTGATAAAGCTTGTTTACGAAGCTCTGGATCTGGAATGTTCTCTGCTTGCTCTCTCCATTTATTTAGCGTACGATGAACAATCGGAAAAATATCTTTATACACTTTTGTCATTAATTGCAGTGGGTATTGAGGAATTCTCATCTACTCTCTCGCTCCTTATAAAGGATACTAAAATTCAATTCATATTATAAGGTAATACGTGTTGTTGAACAAACCATTCAGCTAACTCAAAAACCTGTTCTCGTTTTTCTTCATTAAAAATTTCATGGTAATAACCTTCCCACTCTTTATACATTTTTTCCTTTAAGTCAACTTCATTAAACCATTTACGAACCTTTTGTTTATCAACTACTTTGTCTTCTCCTCCTTGTAAAACAAGTAAAGGGATATCAGGAAACTTCTCAATTTGCTTATACGCTTCTTCAATAGCCAACATTAACTCACGATACCACCTTACCGATATTTTCCTTACATATAAAGAATCGTTTTGCTCAAAATGTTGAATTTCTTTATTTCTAGTAACCATATCTACCGTCAATTTCGGTTGATATTTTAATGAGGGTGTAAAGATATTCATCCCTCTCGATAAAAAGTCAACGATCTTCGACGGTTTTTGCATAATCCCTAAACATGGAGAGGATAAAACAATACAATTTATGTTTACCTCTGTTTCTTGAAGACTTCGAATAGTGACCAACCCCCCCATACTGTGACCTAAAAGCGCAATTGGTAACTTATATGTTTGAGCCTCTCTAATCCAATTACCTACTTCTTCAATATACTCATCAAAGGCTTCAATATGTCCTCTTCTCCTCGTTGTTAATCCTTGGCCTGGCAAGTCACCCATTATTACATGGTATCCTGTTGATCTCCACATCTCAACTAGCCACTTGTACCTTCCATGATACTCAAAGGCTCCGTGAACAATAACAATGACTGCTTTAGGCTTATCCGCTAACCACCTTTTCAACCTTCTCCCTCCTTCTTAGAAAATAGTTAAGAAATACAAACTTGGATGTGTCACAGTGTTCTTCTATAGAGATACACACCTTAAAAAAATCTCGATTTTTAGTCAATGTTCACAAGAATAAATACTTACCTTTTTCCATTCAATTATTTAAAGATATAATGAATAAGGATATTACATAACTTATTTAAGAAAGGATGTTTTAACTTGATCTATCCTTACAAAGAGTTTATACCAAAAATCGCTGATACAGCTTATATTGCAAATTATGTCACAATAACAGGTAACGTGAAAATTGGCGAGTACACGTCAATTTGGTTCAATACCGTAATTAGAGGTGATGTCGCTCCTACCATCATTGGTGACCGTGTGAACATTCAAGATCAGTGTTGCCTTCATCAAAGTCCTAACCATGATTTAATTATCGAAGACGATGTAACAGTTGGACATCAAGCGATGCTACACAGCTCGATTATTCGAAAAAAAGCGTTAATTGGAATGGGCTCAACAATTTTAGATGGAGCAGAAATTGGCGAGGGGGCATTTGTTGGTGCAGGAAGTCTTGTGCCTCCAGGCAAGAAAATACCTCCACATACTTTAGCATTTGGCAGACCCGCCAAAGTCATACGACAATTGACGGAAGAAGATAAAAAAGATATGCAACGTATTCGGAGAGAATATGTTGAAAAAGGGATGTACTATAAGGAAATGACACCTATTGAGTAAAATTGTGAAGTGACTTTGTAAAAATTGTTTTTTCAATAGAAAACCTATTCCTATGTTTGTCACTTCTTGTGACAAACATAGTTCAACAACGTAACTTGTGAATGCTTTTTGTGTCAAAGAAAACCTTCAACTAGTTTATGATAATAAACGTAAGAGTAGATAAAAAAATTACAAAAACCATAAAAATCTTAACATAACTTTTGCATCACCAAAAAAATCCTTTGCTAAAATTGACATACTATTACTCTGTAGAGGGGTTAATTTAATAATAAAGAAAAAGGGGTTTAAAACGGTGACAAAATTTATAGATAGTATCCATGCGTTTGAGTGTCAGATTTTTCGTTTCATAAACAGTCATTTTGAACAAAAAATTTTAAATATGTACTTTCGATCTGTAACTCATCTTGGTGGTGCCACATATACAATAATGGCCTGTCTGTTTTTCATTGTATTTATGAAAGACCCCTTTCAATTAGCTGGAATAGCTAGTGGTATCGCTCTTTTATTAAGCCACATACCTGTTGCCATTATTAAAAAATTTTATCCAAGAAAACGACCTTATTTATCTATATCTGATGTAAATATCCCCAAAAATCCATTACAAGACTACTCTTTTCCATCTGGACATACAACAGCTATATTTTCAATTACCATTCCGTTTAT
This portion of the Bacillus carboniphilus genome encodes:
- a CDS encoding tetraprenyl-beta-curcumene synthase family protein, with protein sequence MRIPQYPLQLMTKVYKDIFPIVHRTLNKWREQAENIPDPELRKQALSSIDEKTFHCEGGSIFSIIASPFQKDCIEFIVAYQTISDYLDNLCDRSHSLDPNDFRMLHYSMSDALTVGAETKNYYQCREEQQDGGYLANLVKECQNKLATLKHYHLIKPHLLELNQYYCDLQVHKHVIQEERVPRLENWFKSYKDRLPKMEWYEFSACTGSTIGIFCLVAYAFQDQLTSEIAKQIKGSYFPYIQGLHILLDYLIDQEEDRKEGDLNFCSYFSNERQMLNRLEHFVKMADKQLKGIPHERFHRLINRGLLGVYLSDEKVTSQKKVSKLARKLIWSSGGTSLFFYLNGRAYRTVQKIGFS
- a CDS encoding alpha/beta hydrolase, which translates into the protein MKRWLADKPKAVIVIVHGAFEYHGRYKWLVEMWRSTGYHVIMGDLPGQGLTTRRRGHIEAFDEYIEEVGNWIREAQTYKLPIALLGHSMGGLVTIRSLQETEVNINCIVLSSPCLGIMQKPSKIVDFLSRGMNIFTPSLKYQPKLTVDMVTRNKEIQHFEQNDSLYVRKISVRWYRELMLAIEEAYKQIEKFPDIPLLVLQGGEDKVVDKQKVRKWFNEVDLKEKMYKEWEGYYHEIFNEEKREQVFELAEWFVQQHVLPYNMN
- a CDS encoding phosphatase PAP2 family protein, yielding MTKFIDSIHAFECQIFRFINSHFEQKILNMYFRSVTHLGGATYTIMACLFFIVFMKDPFQLAGIASGIALLLSHIPVAIIKKFYPRKRPYLSISDVNIPKNPLQDYSFPSGHTTAIFSITIPFMVLFPYTILFLLPLAMSIGLSRVFLGLHYPSDVLAGCVLGTTVGLVSVRVIEGLI
- a CDS encoding nucleotidyltransferase domain-containing protein, which produces MAERLNAYTAAKKFINHYFENCDGAILAGSVVRDKATTTSDLDIVVFDQNIKEAFRESVIQFDWPIELFVHNLQTYKRFFQQDVERARPSLPRMVAEGKVIKSSHLILSIKDEASEIIKRGPAQWSEDTIRLKRYFISDSLIDFIGSTDRQESLFIANKLSIIVHEFVLRTNKQWIGDSKWIIRSLKEYNIAFAEMFVEAFEAFYRNNEKDKVIELVDNVLDPYGGRLFEGFQIGKGT
- a CDS encoding TIGR01212 family radical SAM protein (This family includes YhcC from E. coli K-12, an uncharacterized radical SAM protein.) gives rise to the protein MSITSNPFPYASDTKRYHTWNYHLRNIFGHKVFKVALDGGFDCPNRDGTVAHGGCTFCSAAGSGDFAGDRADSLTKQFNDIKDKMHDKWKDGKYMAYFQAFTNTHAPLEVLKEKYETVLNFDGVVGLSIATRPDCLPDDVVDYLAELNNRTYLWVELGLQTVHEKTANIINRAHDYQCYVDGVNKLRKKGIRVCSHIINGLPLEDYDMMMETAREVAKLDVQGIKIHLLHLLKGTPMVKQYEKGMLEFLSLEDYVNLVCDQLEILPPEMIVHRITGDGPIDLMVGPMWSVNKWEVLNAIDDELKRRDSYQGRLYKRLEI
- a CDS encoding class I SAM-dependent methyltransferase, which encodes MKMLRILPFAKQLLQIIVLKGDIVIDGTLGNGHDTLFLAKLVGVTGHVYGFDIQETALTNTKERLVSHNAYSQVSLFHSSHDQLSDHLPESCKEKVSAAIFNLGYLPGGDKSIVTKPESTISAIEQLIPMLKPEGIIVLVIYHGHPEGKLERDELLNYVSTIDQQKAHVLKYQFVNQQNNAPFVIAIEKR
- a CDS encoding DUF2524 family protein; protein product: MATRTSIDELLTKCEQAIEYAEHEYEQGAMQEHYNSEEFSQVQQLLEQRFQDLIKMENSSSPQQKEQMYRMRLRLQDIQNDLILLRR
- a CDS encoding gamma carbonic anhydrase, giving the protein MIYPYKEFIPKIADTAYIANYVTITGNVKIGEYTSIWFNTVIRGDVAPTIIGDRVNIQDQCCLHQSPNHDLIIEDDVTVGHQAMLHSSIIRKKALIGMGSTILDGAEIGEGAFVGAGSLVPPGKKIPPHTLAFGRPAKVIRQLTEEDKKDMQRIRREYVEKGMYYKEMTPIE
- a CDS encoding ABC transporter ATP-binding protein, yielding MIEVNNLCHSFKVGKRGKEHDINVLKNVSFYIQQGEMATIVGKSGSGKSTLLHLLSGYLSPSSGMIGINETDVSRFNEREWAKFRLENIGFIFQNFQLISHLTTFANIELPLTIKGVDSDERKKLVSNMLEDVGLSNHADHYPNELSGGQQQRVSIARALITEPKVIFADEPTGSLDTETEQEILSLIHDLNTVKGITFLMITHDEEVARASHRRWKLKDGILQEEGVLHEV